In Mercenaria mercenaria strain notata chromosome 13, MADL_Memer_1, whole genome shotgun sequence, the DNA window ACgataaaaacattgataaaaataataattaaaattatttaacgaGGGAACACATTTGAACTAGACAATCTTCCACGAGATCCTCGGCAATAACATGCTTctatacaaaatgatattttgataataatttatatgTCGTAAAAGTCGTGTTTACAAATCAATAAAAAACAGAATTTATATCTCAAAAGCTGCGAGCTATTTTCCTTAAATATTTACCGTTTGGTCTGTGTATACAAAGTTGGAGATAAGACAATGTTAATTTTCATCATGCgactaaatatcaaaagcaaatacatgtacagataTGCCGTATTTTTGTGTAGAAAACGTGCCCAATGTAGGACATCTAACCCATGGAATCGAGAGGGGCACATCAACAGTTCAGCTTCAAACAGAGTATAGTCCCTGCAAATATCGCATGCTCTACACAACATGGCCATTTTGGCCTTCTTACAGTTGAATCAAGAGTGCATAACACAAGATAGACATAGGGGAAGCGTCTGGACTTTGAGCGTCTTCTTATCTTGTAGTATCCTACAGcttaacattactaacagtcttctggtgCTGCCAACCATGTGTTACCAGCGACGACTACAAATTGGCTTAAAACACACACTGTTCGTTCTAAAATGTAGAAATTGATAGAATCTTTTGTTTAAGTAGAATGCTTTAgctaaataatttgattttgacataaACTACAATGTATTTTACTGGCCTTTAATTTCAGAACCACCTATCCCTCCAACACCGCCAAAGATGATTGTAATTACAAGGGAGTTCAACCCAAGTGTATGTACCTGCGGTGAACACGGGTGTGACCCACATTACAGGATGGAGAAGGAAGTTGTTTGGTCAAGTAAGAAGGCCAGAAACGAGGCAGAGAGGGAGCTAAAGGAAGATATTCAAGCTGAGAGAGGTGCCAAGGCGCATAGGGAGCTAAAGGAAGATATTCAAGCTGAGAGAATTGCCAAGGCGCATAGGGAGCTAAAGGAAGATATTCAAGCTGAGAGAATAACCAAGGCGCATAGGGAGCTGAATGAAGATATTCAAGCTGAGAGAGGTGCCAAGGTGCATAGGGAGCCAAAGGAAGATATTCAAGCTGAGAGAGGTACCAAGCCACAAAAGGAAGGCATCGTTGGCGTAGATGATGACAGTGGCGAAGACGAGATCGAAGACGACGGTCCCAAAAGTAAAGATGACGAAGAATGGAAGGTGAAGAATGATACCACAAGCAGATGCAGTGACAGAGATGACCTTTTCAAAAGCTTTCCTAGAGTGGATGACCTTTCACAGCATACTGACGTGTTGCACACAAGTGATACTTCCGTTGAACTGGAAGAGGCAGATAACGAAGACTTTGGTTCAGCTTTTGGCATCATGAGTGTGTACTGTGACAGTGAACTGCATACATGGTAATTATATTGCAGTATTATTTATAATCAGTGATGGCATACAATCTTAAATAAATTCTTTAATTGCATCATAGCCATCTTgtcttattttgtatttattttataaatataaggTAAATGTACCACGTATTCAAGGTAAAGTTAGtaaaatgtaatttagagacaacatgtctttatgaaatatttgcaccTCATTTAGTTTTATGTTagttataaataaattgtttgaaTTTTCAATGATGTGAACTTAAGATTTgcatataaatctattttttctttcttttctgttGCAGGAAGAATGAGTTAACTGATGCTGTGtgaaatattacagaaaataattcatcaaaatattttgtttaactttttatgttaaaataaatgtttccaatTTTACGGCAGTCTACTTTCAGTTGACCCAGCCCGAAGACCTATATGTCGACATACTTATCTTGAAATTGTAGCTCCATTTAATGTCACTTCTTTAAAAATGATTAGGTTCTCAACTTTGGGAAACGGAAAGTAAAACACTATTCCTTCCCCGTGGTTCATCTACACTGTTTTCTCCTTTCCATGTTTAGGATCTCCCAGCGCACTAGAATTATTGGCGGCGGTTGAGACTGCTGTCTGAATTTGTGCAAGTATTCCATAGAGATCTGAATAACGTATGGCGGACAGTTTGTGTAAAGCTCGTGACCAGCAAATTTGCCTAGGAGTATAAAATCAAGAACTAGTTACATTTTTTAGCGGCGACCACAGGTTGATGGCACATTGTGTTGTTGTCACGAAGGAAAGTTATATAGTGACACTTAAATACAACTCGCAGTAGTTTACAAACTAAAATTCTTCTATAtatctgttcgtgagaggtaatgaaatgtgtaaaaccCTCAGACTGCCATGCACCGGCTTCAGTGGAATCCTATTATacaagatattgaatggactcaatgaccccaaaggaccagaaaatgtaacaacactaaTTCTAGACTCATCTCGTAGCGTAGCTTCCAACCAGTTTAATGTCTTAAGACTTCTGTCTAAATTCAGAGAACAATTTGAGATCAGATATAGTGCCAGTAGTTAGATCGTTGTCACCCTCATCTACAGAAGTGAAACTGTTGGCTACTAccttattttgataaagaaatagAGTAATTATTTTGttagagtgaaaaaaaaaacccaacaaaaacaactaCTCAGAAGCTGAGTAAGTATTTCAGTTTGTCTGTGTAAAAGAAGATTTCTAAAACGTTTGGTCTCATTTAATTGACAAGATGTAACGATATTGCTTCAGTAAAAGTTTAAGTGCAAGTAGTCATTTATAGTCGGAGTCGTTTTCCATATATGCAGAAGAGGTGTCAGCAGTTCTGAAGAAAACGTATATGTTTCTGAAATGTAGTTTATTCACGAAGTGTTGAAACACACTTTCGCacacttttatgaaaataaatttatccaTGAGTATCACCATCAGCTAATCACACGTCAATGTGTCCGACCCGTCAAAAAATTTCCGTTGCTCTTAATCTTACTAGTTTATGATCCAACGAATAAGGAGAGACTAGTTCATGATCTAACGAACAAGGAGAGACTAGTTCATGATCTAACGAGCAAGGGGAGACTAGTTCATGATCTAACGGACAAGGGGAGACTAGTTCATGATCTAACGAACAAGGAGAGACTAGTTCATGATCTAACGAACAAGGGGAGGGAGACTAGTTCATGATCTAACGAACAAGGGGAGAGAGACTAGTTCATGATCTAACAAACAGGGGGAGACTAGTTCATGATCTAACGAACAAGGGGATACTAGTTCATGATCTAACGAACAAGGAGAGACTAGTTCATGATCTAACGGACAAGGGGAGACTAGTTCATGATCTAACGAACAAGGAGAGACTAGTTCATGATCTAACGAACAAGGGGAGACTAGTTCATGATCTAACGAACAAGGAGAGACTAGTTCATGATCTAACGAACAAGGGGAGACTAGTTCATGATCTAACGGACAAGGAGAGACTAGTTCATGATCTAACGAACAAGGGGGAGAGACTAGTTCATGATCTAACGAACAAGTGGAGACTAGTTCATGATCTAACGAACAAGGAGAGACTAGTTCATGATCTAACGAATAAGGAGAGACTAGTTCATGATCGAACGAACAAGGATACTCTAGTTCATGATCTAACAATTAGGAGATCCATGACAAAATATGTTGAGTCAGTCTCTAATCTGCACTAAATGAAAGGCTTGCCTGCCAAAAGTTGAAACTAAaacaattttcacagttttatttgtattttttaatcaTAAGCCAAGTAAAATATATTGACTATTACCGGTCATACTGAGCAACTATGaaccggcgatttatataaggTGTCACGTGATAACAGAGTATGTTATAGCAGAAAAATTTAATGCTTGACCATTTAAATTTATAAGTGAACTTGTGTATTAGGAAACGCTTGTCTTTCAAGCGAGCCTTCATTAGTATGTTACAGAAAATCTACCATATATTCTCCTACATTGCTTTTCCTTTTGAAATCAATGAAGATCATGCATGCATACTGTTTATACATAGCTGTATTGTGTAACTGCGCAACTCTCGGATCATGCATGCAAACTGTTTATATATAGCTGTATTGTGTAACTGCGCAACTCTCGGATCATGCATGCAAACTGTTTATATATAGCTGTATTGTGTAACTGCGCAACTCTCGGATCATGCATGCAAACTGTTTATATATAGCTGTATTGTGTAACTGCGCAACTCTCGGATCATGCATGCAAACTGTTTATATATAGCTGTAGTGTGTAACTGCGCAATTCTCGGATTATGCATGCAAACTGTTAATATATAGCTGTAGTGTGTAACTGCGCAACTCTCGGATCATGCATGCAGACTGTTTATATATAGCTGTATTGTGTAACTGCACAACTCTCGGATCATACATGCAGACTGTTTATATATAGCTGTATTGTGTAACTAAGCAACTCTCGGATGCTGCATGCAAACTGTTTATATATAGCTGCGCAACTTTCGGTGGTGGTTAAAAGCAGCTTTAGTATAGTGAGACTCTAATCTAATACAATACACATCTGATATTTTTGCTTGTCTTATGAGAGATAAGTTTCTTATTCCTTCAAGCAGTATGATTCTTAACACGGGGACAATTGGATAGATGAGATACGCTGGTTCGCGTGACATAGCGTAATGAGTTTGCTACGAGACGAGAATTTTTGGGAAATCTGGTTAAATGAACAGATGCTGTCGAACACGAATGCCTCGTTTAAAGCAATAGACATAAAAACAACCGTTCTATTTTCGTTTGCAAAGCGTGGCATGGTCTGggcaatttatatataaaatattgtaagaCTTCCTACGGTAAGAAAATATTATGTGAGCATACCTGACGACActaaaaatgtaaagaaactgTACGAATTTCCATGTCCATTATGTGCTGTGTTCTCTCTTCAATTATGATTGTGTCTGCTTGTTACTTctatgtaattataattacatgtatttgtgtTTCTGTGCACATGTACGCAGTCACTGTGTACGTGTGTACAATTATATATACCCCTATTTCAATGGGAGGCTAtgttttttaatatgttttttcctCTTGaaatttttgtccttgtttttcaCAAACATTTCCAGAATCAAGCAATTCTAAAAGAGTGTTAacaattaaaaacatatataaatccAAGTCAGTTATTCAAAGTATATCTTTTTACATATAATCAAACTGTAGTACACATTAGCAAAAACTAGACACGACGTGAATAATTTTTAATAAGTGCACCAGAGCGGGTTTATCTTACCGCAGTCAAGCCGATCtcgcaagaaaaaaaaaaacaacagtaaatacATTCATTTAGACTGGTTATCAAAATTTTTTGGATTCTATTTCATTTGATAAGAAGTATGTTTTAACCCTTTTCATGTTGAACACGACTGATtgtgcctttgcgatcagtgcagatcatgatcggaCTGCACATTCGTTCTtttgtgcctttgcgaccagtgcagatcatgatcggaCTGCACATCCGTTCTtttgtgcctttgcgaccagtgcagatcatgatcggaCTGCACATCCGTTCGTTtgtagcacatttcgttgtgtcgtccTTGCGCCCACGCCAACGCGCCATaacgaaattttaaaatttgtgtatGTAATATCATATTGCTGAAAATGTTTTCAAGGTTTATATTAAAAGAAACCAAATAAGATCTCTACAAATGTTAAAAAGCAAATTTATTTTCAAGCTTTTTGTGTATCGTATTATTCCGCCATTTAAAGTGATTGAAGAGTAACATTGAAACATTGAAACTATTAATGTTTCCATAAAaagcggattcgcaggctggtctggatccttgctggtcgctaatgcactatattggttttctcatggtgtggctcattaaTTTGCTGCAAGTCAGAACGACAAACTCTTTAATTATGATTCAGTGGTGAGAAATCGAATCCATTGACGACTTTTTGAAGAAAGGCTAGAGGGATACTGTTATTTCATTTCCACGATTATGTTTCAAGAAACAGTGTTTAAATTATAACTTTTCGTGATTTGTTTACGTTTTAGATTTTAATTCACGCAGAAGTACGGATTTTCTTTGACAGCGATTGTAATCATTCGGTCATATGACTACAGCTTCGTAAATCTCAACCTGGTACATGCATGTTTTATGGTTACCAAACCTATAAATTATGTAGTTGTTATATCATTTATTCTCGAAGGGCGACACATGAATAAGTAAAAGTCATTAGTCATCTTATGTAATCAAAATGTGACTAAACTATCAACAGAACTGGCACATGCACCAGTAAAGGAACATAGTTGAATTTATAGCATAATTCGGTACAAACAGTCGGCCTACTTAATCTTACTGTAACTAAATTTAGTCAATTAACCAAAATGATAACGAGTTTAACCTTTATCATGATACAATGatacaactgattctgcctttgcgaccagtgtaaatgatgatcagactgcacggatgcactgttcgccattcagtcagaatctGTTTTGGTAAGAACCCGTTTTAACagtaatggtactgcccaaattgaaagatggacaagttcataatagaaatgtAGCTGTGTAAGAGTCAAGGAAAACTAATTGGAAAAGACGTCATATTTACCATTTAGAAACGGACGACTgctgtcatttttgtcattttttttttagaaattccaATCATTCTCAATTGTtcactatttttgaaaatcataTAAAGCTCTGTTATCCAGAATGCAGATAACAGCAGTCGTATTATACTGCATGTTGTCTTAAAGAATATTAGAATGAACGTGCGGACCTATTGTTAATCTATCCGTTTTCTTTTGTAAAACCTaatgttcttatattttctggtcaacTTTGACCATGATGTTCATATCATGTGTCTTTATAACAGCATTCTGTTAAACCGGTCTCATATAGTGTGAGGTGTGTTCAGCATTTCAATATCTCACACACTCAATCAAACTGacaatgcttttattttgcttggttgtgcttacttccaaaggatcttctcttAGATTTTATAAATCTTATTTGTGCTTAATCAGCTGTTGATAGGAGGTGCTTATTGTCTCTATTATAAAGGAATTGTTTAGCTTTTAAAGCTTAATAAACACGGATACGGCGGTGGTTGTACTGAAATAATTTCCAAATGATGttttaaccattatcatgctaaacgcgattgattctgcctatgcgaccagtgtagataatgatcagcctgcacatccgtgcagtctgatcatgatctgcactgttcgccattcatttagtaaatttttggtaagcaccccttttaacagttaatggtactgtccaaattgaaaaatggacaagctcattatagaaatttcgcagggtaagggttaactatTGTTTTAATATCTTTAAGAGAGTGAATGTTAATTTCACACCCTGCACAAAACTACAACGATATGAGAATTTCGTAATTAAATTGTTTAAGGTTTTCTGCGGACGAGTAGTCTGTTTTGTgccgaagaaataattcaataatttgCTACATTTTGGATACAAAACAGGACGAATAAACGAAACACATTCTAAGAAAAAACAGAGTCGTAAAGAAATTTGTTGAACCTAAATGATCCATTGACAGATAATTGCCTTATGGCGATGCGCATAAAAGGTCGAATGGTTTTCTCGCGAGAGAAAAGAAAAATGTGTACCGCCTTTTGAGAGTAAGAACATGACCGGCTTAAAgaggaattatgcgcattttcaagtaaaaatccagctgaaatagatgtgtgtgtgtaaaagggtggaggaaattatagcttttaacccaatacgtataccaaactcttcctgttaccagtacgaaataataactttccaaatatgacttttctttttttgacTTGGGTAGTCGTTTTTcaaaaagtcaaactgcacgcagcagttgcttcccttcaacttcagaaatctctacctataggtaagggagatcactgagtacaagattgaagaaaagaactactggtattattttattagtccgatttccttatttctaaagcatcaacttcaaatacttatgcggtaTTATCGTTAATTTACTAGTAAATGCACAGCAACCTattattgcttttataaaacattcaccaaaaacacactgtgtagtaagatgcgcataatgccactttaaacaaATAGAATTGTGTTTCTCTCTGAAGTGAAAATAGTTTCCTTTAAACTGTTAAGTTATCACTATCGACGTTTCTATATATAACTGTATTATATCAGTTCCCGGATGTGGTGCCTAATCAGATTCAATACAGCAAGACTCTAATCTAATACAAAACATATCTAATACTTTTGTTCGTCTCTTGAAAGAGAAGTATTTTATTCCAATAAAGCGGTTTAATCCGTTTCATGGAAACAATTGGATAGATAAGACATGGGGATTGCGTGACGATTTTGCTGTACGTCTGCTCTGTACTTCTGTTGGTTGAAGgaacattttgaataaatatggCTAATGGCATGACCAAACACGCATATGGCGTTGCAGAAAAACACTGCATGTATGGTAATTAATACACATTACGATGTGTTCTAATTTTATTATCAAAGTGATAGACGTGCAGGTTTtttacattatgataaagaccAAGCATATTCCGTGTGTAtcattatcaaataatcaaggccttcgagttgtttgtcgcctgatttattacggttcagagttcagatgcgcaggaattgaaccacgagggcgttagctcGAGTGattaaatatctaagcatctgaacgattaGCCATGGAAAATTAGACGATAAGGCCTTGGTTGTTTTTGTTCTTTCATGCCATTTGaaatagtttgataaaaatcatgcTGGACATTATTCATGCAAATAAtaatgaaccggacgtcatgcgacaatttgacatcataattgacgtcataatgctcctttaccggtccgtgcgtcaactgttgtttatcacataatatacaaatgtatagagCTTTGTTACGCTTCTAactggtagcaacgcattttggtagtcactaccaaaattcggccgagttttggtagcgacaaaatgcgttgcaaggatacattatgatgtgttaaggatcatggaatggaacggGTGtgatcatttttacattacgcacacaagagagagataaaaggagggaatgtctcctataaaaatggtggAAATAAAATAATTCCCTTTCGTTAAAAAATGGTTGAATTGATTCTGAATCAGTGACTTGTGttctaaaaatatcatttttcattttcattcgtTGAAAGCATTCGGTCCAGTAGTTTCTGAGCAACCTGCTTATATACAAACATTCACCAAAATgtctaatttaaaaaggggcataattttgacaaaatgtaagcaAGTCTTGTGAAGACATCTCATGTTGCAGACATGTGTCGAGTTTGCCGGAAAGCATTTGGTCCAGTAGTTTCTGATAAAACTGTTTATATGTAAATCTATAAGCGGACGCCAACTTGTCAAAGTCAGAGTTGcattgacctctctcacgtgtgttccaatggtcctgcttgactgaatctatggccgttatattttcaaggtcaaaagatcaaggtcggatgagcgactaagttccatcatgactctctttgaaataatattgtccattcgtcacaaaatattctttttgtaaatcatgagattattattaatatcgTGTTGCGTTGGATGTatacatatccaacgcattttagtactacatttttgtaaactaccaaattgcgttgagtgtaaAGCATTTTGGTaatgactaccaaaactcggccgaattttagtagtgactaccaaaatgctttgctaccattttgaggtgcaacagcGCTTGACTTTTTGTTTTACTTGCAAATTGTTTTATGATAATAATCTGTAACTAGAAAAGGTTTTAGATACGCCTATTGATAAGTGAAAGTGATTCGCAATACTGCTTTATCACGGAAATGACTTAAATCACCTTGGAATCTACATTTACAATTCATGATGAGCATGTTAataagtttcattggaatccatTTTAAACTGCGGAAGAAGTTGATACCACAGTTGTTCATGTACCAGTAATGAAATTAAGAATTAAAAGTTTTAACAAGTTAAAACGCAAAACTCTGAAATACTTAGATCGAGCCTGTAAAACTTTGCATACACAAACATACTTCATTCTGACCACGTGTAAGAAATTTCAGTGGAATCCATTTGAAGTAATTTACGCAACAAACTCCCATACAAGTCTCATATTGCAGTTGCACATAGTTATACATTGCAGTTAAGTTGATGAAATCTTATTTTGGCGGAAGTAGTTATCACCATAATTACATGTACCAATAATGTCATTTTACAAATTTCGTCTAAATCAATCCATTACGACAAGAAACCTTTTGCAGACTAGTATCTATCCCAAAACAATTACAGAAACAGAGACATGTACAATTACTACATAATATATACTGGCTGAGTAAAGAACTACACCATTTAAGTAATTTAATTTGTCCCATTTGATAACTGATGGTgtgattttaagaaattttccAGGAATAACTCGAGGTTACATAGCAGAAGTATATTACCGTTTTgtatgaatgaaaacaaaatccAGATGACATGTCTAATACAAGAAAAGTACATTATACAGGCTAATTAAAGAACCGCagtgttaaaaaacttgattGTTTTCTAACCGAGAGCTGAAAAGTGTGATTTATGAGGACTTTTTTCACGGCATTGTGTTATAGGAACAACTTGAAGTACTTTGCCGCTTTGTATTCAGATTGAACATAAAACATAGTAAGACAGGTTTATTGTGTTAtaactaattattatttttaatggatGTAGAATATAAAAAGCGGCAAACATGATAATAAAACATGAGCTGTTCAGAGTATGCTATTATTCTTTTGGTTgcaggcctactttgcgatgcatgaaAGTATGGctgtatggctgtgtttggggagttctgtgcttccgagaaatctacccttgcctttTTTCTATGTACATTTGTAAGGCCGAAACAAGTCGTGTGttatatatatctgtatatatgTTTGAGACGTTTCAAGCCTATTACTACTGATAGAAATGGCAGTAGGGCGTCTCTGCTCTCACTATTTGTTTGAACTTGTTTCTACCTTGATACTGAAAATTTAAATCTAAGAATATTCTTGACATAGTCTTCACAACAACAAGAAATAATTAGGATTCAGTGCTGTCTTGTCTCTTTAGATAAATTCTAATTATTTCTAACCGTCACTCTTGTCTGCTGGAatattcagaaataaaataaaaactaaatttaaGATCTGTAGTTTGTCGCCACtccaataaataaaatttaatgacaaTTTCAGGCATTTTCCTTccaaaaacaaactgaaatatttaCTGTATACAACGTTTCCTTCATCCCTTGTATtacttaatgaaatatttaagacgattttttgaaagtataaaatgcaaccaatcaatagactcggtttgtttgagtctgttcatgagaggtaatagaaAATGCTACACCCCAcatgcccctagcaccggctaaagacCAATGTGGATAAAAGACTGATGACTGTACAGAATTCCAATACAGAAATGCAGTTATTAGAGAAAACTATAAATAGTATATCCGTTACTTTGTAAATTTGTCGCGAGATGGGATACTAGCTACACAAATaggaaaagccacgttctaacagaccctttaaaataaaaacacctACAACACTGTATGCATGGGCATGTTAATCATGATAATATACGCATCAAACATAGGTTGTGACaacaagaacaaaagaaaacgataaaaaagaaaacaatcctACTATGTAACCATTACCTGCcatgattttaaataaaatgtacagatATTTTTGCTGTACTTTGAGATATTGGCCAATAATTAAAGAGACTGCAATTTGAAGCCGGGCCTTCATAGTAATATTTGACATACAGCCTTTTAGTGtttgtcatgtttataatgtcatgtaatatcatacatttgttaaataaaaacctACAGGTTATTTAAGCGTATACATTTATGTGGTACCTCGTTTAACATAGCACACACAAACTATTTCAAATGTTGTTTCAGTAATAGACCTAGTCAAACCGGCCTAGACTGCATCTAAGGATATTTGTGTATATttgagccgccccatgagaaaaccaacatagtggctttgcgaccagcatggatccagaccagcctgcgcatccgcgcagtctggtcaggatccatgctgttcgctttcaaaacctattgcaattagagaaaccgctagtgaacagcatggatcctgaccagactgcgcggatgcgcaggctggtctggatccatgctggtcgcaaagccactatgttggttttcccatggcgcggctcattttattaaacttttatttaaatacCTTTTGCtggaaatactttttaaattacaTCTTTCTTTAACACGATATGCGGTTATTAGTTTTCAATAAGCTTCCCCATTCTGCACAgaaggtttcaataatttgccACAGGACAAATAGACTAGTAAGCTAGAGACAGCGCAATGTTTTGATTATAAGTGGTCAGCTGACAGCTAATTTCTTCAGAAAATAGTTAACAAAACGGTTTATTGGCTGTTAGACAGCGAAAAGTAGTATGTTTCACATATTTAGAAACTTCCGCCGAATTTAATCCTGACCAACGGAACATCTAAAAGCGAatccatatgagccgtgccatgagaaaaccaacatagtggctttgagaccagcatggatccagaccagcctgcgcatccgcgcagtctggtcaggatccatgctgttcgctaacagtttctccaattccaataggctttaaaagcgaacagcatggagcctgaccagactgcgcggatgcgcaggctggtctggatccatgctggtcgcaaacccactatgttggttttcccatggcacggctcatatgacgATTTGCACGAAAATCTAGAAACTATTAAACCTTAACAGTTTCTTACCGACTGACAAGCTGAAAACGTTTCGTTCACTTATAGTActattagacctttatcacggacacggacatgggaatgtaaatgtaaacgtactctgtactcCGTTCAAATCTagggggttttctcaaacatgttttaggaacTTGTTGTATTAAGAATATGTAT includes these proteins:
- the LOC128547665 gene encoding uncharacterized protein LOC128547665, with amino-acid sequence MFRNFYAEQNMADPRDSWYKPNLLYNIHYKPPIPPTPPKMIVITREFNPSVCTCGEHGCDPHYRMEKEVVWSSKKARNEAERELKEDIQAERGAKAHRELKEDIQAERIAKAHRELKEDIQAERITKAHRELNEDIQAERGAKVHREPKEDIQAERGTKPQKEGIVGVDDDSGEDEIEDDGPKSKDDEEWKVKNDTTSRCSDRDDLFKSFPRVDDLSQHTDVLHTSDTSVELEEADNEDFGSAFGIMSVYCDSELHTWKNELTDAV